A DNA window from Brenneria izadpanahii contains the following coding sequences:
- a CDS encoding inositol monophosphatase family protein has translation MIQINLERREAALQRIILDAGDTALRHFRSRRPGEFSLKGHQDFLTEADTLVEQQIRRAIADEFPEDALLGEETGSKTCDASALWVVDPIDGTANFARGIEHFCIAIAFVNQGIAELGAIYNPTSQELYMARRGRYAQKNGQALHTAKTDDARNATFELGWSTRVAQRRYLDVMTAILSQGANVRRGSSGALALAWVAEGRTDGYAELHMNAWDCLAGLLLVREAGGSTGKIPADAAGIFNGWPVLAAAPGVANALARAAGIPLAADDIPPVAEQRDAKSAAPRYDRPAISLIASDFPGWGIDIYIGGSAGVTDLALLEQHGIKTVINCAVNLDIDWVSSPEANMRAHLLNHGSGPIRYYKLGLVDGSGNEPAMLHAGYHLMRSALLQQIPDKPSYRNRERGNILVNCRGGRSRSVALVALFMHLECPERYPTLESAIAHVRDKRQLHPDEWYETPKPALIALAQRAIEMEQALRAAGLGVAPQQAG, from the coding sequence TTGATTCAAATTAACCTGGAGCGGCGCGAAGCCGCTTTACAACGCATTATTCTCGACGCCGGCGATACCGCACTCCGGCATTTCCGTTCCCGCCGGCCGGGAGAGTTCTCGCTTAAAGGCCACCAGGACTTTCTGACCGAAGCCGATACCCTGGTGGAACAACAGATCCGCCGCGCCATTGCCGACGAGTTTCCTGAAGACGCCCTGCTGGGCGAAGAAACCGGCAGTAAAACCTGCGACGCCTCGGCGCTATGGGTGGTCGATCCGATCGACGGCACCGCCAATTTTGCGCGCGGCATCGAACACTTTTGCATCGCCATCGCATTCGTCAACCAGGGCATCGCCGAACTGGGCGCGATTTACAACCCAACGAGCCAGGAACTGTATATGGCGCGTCGCGGCCGCTATGCGCAGAAAAACGGTCAGGCGTTGCATACCGCTAAAACGGACGACGCACGTAACGCCACCTTCGAACTTGGCTGGTCCACCCGCGTCGCCCAGCGGCGTTATCTGGACGTAATGACCGCGATACTGAGCCAGGGAGCAAACGTGCGCCGCGGATCGTCAGGCGCGCTGGCGCTGGCCTGGGTGGCGGAAGGCCGTACCGACGGCTACGCCGAATTGCATATGAACGCCTGGGACTGTCTGGCCGGTTTGCTGCTGGTGCGTGAAGCCGGCGGCAGCACCGGAAAGATCCCCGCTGACGCCGCGGGGATCTTTAACGGCTGGCCGGTTTTAGCGGCGGCGCCGGGCGTGGCGAATGCGTTGGCGCGCGCCGCCGGGATCCCGCTCGCCGCCGATGATATCCCGCCTGTAGCTGAACAGCGCGACGCCAAATCAGCCGCGCCGCGCTATGACCGTCCCGCTATCAGCCTGATAGCGTCCGATTTTCCCGGTTGGGGCATAGATATTTATATCGGCGGCAGCGCAGGAGTAACCGACCTGGCGCTGCTGGAACAGCACGGCATCAAAACCGTGATTAACTGCGCCGTTAATCTCGATATCGACTGGGTCTCTTCCCCGGAAGCGAATATGCGCGCTCACCTGCTCAACCACGGCTCAGGCCCGATCCGCTACTATAAACTGGGGTTAGTCGACGGTTCAGGAAACGAGCCGGCCATGCTGCACGCGGGCTATCACCTGATGCGCTCCGCCCTGCTGCAGCAAATTCCCGACAAGCCGTCTTACCGTAACCGGGAACGGGGCAATATTTTGGTCAACTGCCGAGGCGGACGCAGCCGTTCCGTGGCGTTAGTCGCCTTATTTATGCATTTGGAGTGCCCGGAACGCTACCCAACGTTAGAATCGGCTATCGCGCATGTTCGGGATAAACGCCAGTTGCACCCGGATGAGTGGTATGAAACGCCGAAGCCGGCGCTGATTGCACTGGCGCAGCGCGCCATTGAGATGGAGCAGGCATTAAGGGCGGCTGGTTTGGGCGTTGCTCCACAACAGGCCGGGTAG
- a CDS encoding ABC transporter substrate-binding protein, protein MNRKLITSLVILATCATGAHAEESFDLQSLIAEAKKEAPITVYASTGKIVQQAKDFSQLYGVNAVGIKADAPQVIEIISREAQAHNVKADVAIIEDAPAGMEQLLSKGYVQSWVPDDMKANIPAHYQNPLTVVLAPNVFAYNTAHYDSCPITNIWQLTEPKWRGKVAMQDPTSKPAYTDWFNQMSANYDQLVRDAYQQEFGKPLQTDENSAMAAFVKALAANRPLLTHSDNDAAEAIGAPDGKGDFVGLVSTAKFRDNKNGMKLGLCHGMKPFIGWNYPSMGVIATGSHSPNAAKLFMHYLMTAEGIAPQGVDGKMSTNQTIKLPADEASGIEKYRDELMVYKTATAKADWQSRQDWQDLWNLNYQK, encoded by the coding sequence ATGAACCGTAAATTGATAACGAGCCTGGTCATCCTCGCAACGTGCGCGACCGGGGCGCACGCGGAGGAGTCCTTCGATCTGCAATCACTGATTGCCGAAGCCAAAAAAGAAGCGCCGATCACCGTCTACGCGTCAACCGGCAAGATCGTCCAACAGGCTAAAGATTTCAGCCAGCTATACGGCGTTAATGCGGTCGGTATTAAGGCCGATGCGCCGCAGGTTATCGAGATCATCAGCCGCGAAGCGCAGGCGCATAACGTCAAAGCCGACGTGGCGATAATAGAAGACGCTCCCGCCGGCATGGAGCAGTTGCTGAGCAAAGGTTATGTGCAAAGCTGGGTGCCCGACGACATGAAGGCCAATATCCCGGCGCACTATCAAAATCCGCTGACGGTGGTGCTGGCGCCGAATGTTTTCGCCTATAACACCGCGCATTACGACAGTTGTCCGATCACCAATATCTGGCAACTGACCGAACCGAAGTGGCGCGGCAAAGTGGCTATGCAGGATCCCACCAGCAAGCCGGCCTACACCGACTGGTTCAATCAGATGTCCGCCAACTACGATCAATTAGTGCGCGATGCCTATCAACAGGAATTCGGCAAGCCGCTGCAAACGGATGAAAACTCGGCGATGGCGGCGTTCGTGAAAGCGCTGGCGGCCAACCGTCCGCTGCTGACGCATTCCGACAACGATGCCGCGGAAGCGATTGGCGCGCCGGACGGTAAAGGCGATTTCGTCGGTCTGGTTTCCACGGCGAAATTCCGCGATAACAAGAACGGCATGAAACTGGGCCTCTGCCACGGCATGAAACCGTTCATCGGCTGGAATTACCCCAGCATGGGGGTTATCGCCACCGGCAGCCATAGCCCGAACGCCGCCAAACTGTTTATGCATTACCTGATGACCGCCGAAGGCATCGCGCCGCAGGGTGTGGACGGCAAGATGTCCACCAACCAGACGATAAAACTGCCTGCGGATGAAGCCTCCGGTATCGAAAAATATCGCGATGAGTTAATGGTGTACAAAACCGCGACGGCAAAAGCCGACTGGCAGAGCCGCCAGGACTGGCAGGATCTGTGGAATCTGAACTACCAGAAATAA
- a CDS encoding ABC transporter ATP-binding protein, whose product MPEITLTNLIKTYPGSQKPAVDAINLTVKDGEFMCLLGPSGCGKTTILRMIAGIEHASGGEIAIGGAVMDSVAQSTFVPPERRRVGLVFQSYALWPHMTVEQNVDFGLRLQKVPAAERVARCQDVMEKLRIAEYAGRYPAQLSGGQQQRVALARMLAVNPGVLLLDEPLSNLDATLRLEMRAELRRLHETFGTTIVFVSHDQWEAMTLATTIAVMSAGHLQQVGTPDEIYARPANRFVAEFIGTPKLNMIPLNQPSSALAAYIQQRFSLRNTMHVCGIRPEEVALCEQPQIDSVPMIIDNIMPTGGSWVIELVRDGDRLLHSTQLRPRWQANQQVYCRLPDASLHFFNQQGQRQEHVVS is encoded by the coding sequence ATGCCTGAGATTACCTTAACCAATCTGATCAAAACCTACCCCGGCAGCCAGAAACCCGCCGTGGATGCCATCAACCTGACGGTCAAAGACGGCGAGTTCATGTGTCTGCTTGGTCCATCCGGCTGCGGTAAAACCACCATCCTGCGTATGATCGCCGGTATTGAACACGCCAGCGGCGGCGAAATCGCCATCGGCGGCGCGGTGATGGATTCCGTCGCCCAATCGACCTTTGTTCCGCCGGAGCGGCGCCGCGTCGGCCTGGTCTTTCAGAGCTACGCCCTGTGGCCGCATATGACGGTTGAGCAGAACGTCGATTTCGGCCTGCGGCTACAGAAAGTCCCGGCCGCGGAACGCGTGGCCCGATGCCAGGATGTGATGGAAAAGCTGCGCATCGCCGAGTATGCCGGCCGCTACCCGGCCCAACTTTCGGGCGGTCAGCAACAGCGCGTCGCCCTGGCCCGCATGCTGGCGGTCAATCCCGGCGTATTGCTGCTCGACGAACCGCTATCCAATCTTGACGCCACCCTGCGCCTGGAAATGCGCGCCGAGTTGCGCCGTCTGCACGAAACCTTCGGCACCACCATCGTCTTTGTCAGCCACGATCAGTGGGAAGCGATGACTCTCGCCACCACCATCGCCGTAATGAGCGCCGGGCATTTACAGCAGGTCGGCACGCCGGATGAGATCTACGCCAGACCCGCCAACCGATTTGTCGCCGAGTTTATCGGCACCCCGAAACTGAACATGATCCCGCTTAATCAGCCGTCCAGCGCGTTGGCGGCCTATATTCAACAGCGCTTTTCCCTGCGTAACACCATGCATGTCTGCGGCATTCGCCCCGAAGAAGTCGCGCTATGCGAACAGCCGCAGATCGATAGCGTGCCGATGATTATCGACAACATCATGCCAACCGGCGGCAGTTGGGTGATTGAGCTGGTCAGAGACGGCGATCGCCTGCTCCACTCCACGCAATTGCGCCCGCGCTGGCAGGCCAATCAGCAAGTGTACTGTCGGTTGCCCGACGCTTCGCTGCACTTTTTCAACCAGCAGGGACAACGCCAGGAACACGTTGTGAGCTAA
- a CDS encoding ABC transporter permease produces the protein MTSEAINQVEPSWWRKLRHAFAIARHEPANLIGIVLIMLFTWIILAPVLSILLDAIVVQNGDSARVHAAEGAFTDYYLLRTLTSRMSELLLWTPLINTLAVAASTVFGALVIGVTLAWLVNRTDMAGRKWFATALIVPFMLPSWTFALAWTTLFKNHTVGGQPGWLETLGFHTPDWLAYGYFPIVTIMVLHYAPLVILIVGNALKRVDTQLEDCARVLGASRRVIALNIVVPLVRPALLSAALLIFADCIGEFAIPYILGLPVRFDTLSTGLYRALGSRQTGVAAVIAAVIMLMGMITLLLDMRMLREARRFVTVSGKGGMDRRRQLGRWRIAASGIALMFVLLGVAIPLLTLFFSTIMKLPGRFTADNFTFDFWIGHNLDTVALHNGILITPDFWRAVWNTVVIVGSASLASGILGLLVGYAVIRCSFRWVGGFLRQITFLPYLVPGIAFAAAFLSLFAVARGPVPALYGTPLILVIALIAEKMPYASRSGIAAMTQLGKEPEEAARIAGAGWFTRIGRIVIPIQAAPLTTGILLPFISGIKGVSLFIILAIPATDVLTTYSLRLIDYNYQQAANAVVLMIALISWAGTVLIQKISGTGLAEGLES, from the coding sequence GTGACATCCGAAGCGATTAACCAGGTAGAGCCCTCATGGTGGCGCAAATTACGGCACGCCTTTGCGATAGCGCGCCACGAGCCGGCGAATCTAATCGGTATCGTGCTGATAATGCTGTTCACCTGGATTATTCTGGCGCCGGTATTATCCATTCTGCTTGACGCTATCGTGGTACAAAACGGCGATAGCGCGCGCGTACACGCCGCCGAAGGCGCCTTTACCGACTATTATCTGCTGCGCACGCTGACGTCGCGCATGTCCGAGCTGCTGCTGTGGACGCCGCTGATCAATACCCTGGCGGTGGCGGCCAGTACCGTATTCGGCGCGCTGGTCATCGGCGTAACGCTGGCCTGGCTGGTCAACCGCACCGATATGGCCGGGCGGAAATGGTTCGCAACCGCTTTGATTGTACCGTTCATGTTGCCATCCTGGACCTTCGCCCTGGCCTGGACCACCCTCTTTAAGAACCACACCGTGGGCGGCCAGCCCGGCTGGCTGGAAACGCTCGGCTTCCATACTCCGGACTGGCTGGCTTACGGCTACTTTCCTATTGTGACGATCATGGTGCTCCACTACGCGCCGCTGGTTATCCTGATCGTGGGTAACGCCCTGAAACGGGTGGACACCCAGCTGGAGGATTGCGCGCGGGTGCTCGGCGCGTCGCGCAGGGTCATCGCGCTTAATATTGTGGTGCCCCTGGTTCGCCCGGCCCTGCTGTCGGCCGCGCTGCTGATTTTCGCCGACTGCATCGGCGAGTTCGCCATCCCTTACATTCTCGGTTTACCCGTGCGCTTCGATACGCTTTCCACCGGTCTGTACCGGGCGCTGGGATCGCGCCAGACCGGGGTTGCCGCCGTGATCGCCGCCGTCATTATGCTGATGGGCATGATCACGCTGCTGCTGGATATGCGCATGCTGCGCGAAGCCAGGCGCTTTGTAACCGTGAGCGGCAAAGGCGGCATGGATCGCCGTCGTCAATTGGGCCGGTGGCGTATCGCCGCATCCGGCATCGCGTTGATGTTCGTGCTGCTGGGAGTGGCCATTCCGCTCCTTACCCTGTTCTTTTCCACCATCATGAAGCTGCCCGGACGCTTTACCGCCGATAACTTCACCTTTGATTTCTGGATTGGTCATAACCTGGATACGGTCGCCCTGCACAACGGTATTCTGATCACGCCTGATTTCTGGCGCGCGGTATGGAATACCGTCGTTATCGTCGGTTCCGCCTCGCTCGCTTCGGGCATATTGGGTCTGCTGGTGGGCTATGCGGTGATACGCTGCTCCTTCCGCTGGGTCGGGGGATTTTTACGCCAGATTACCTTCCTGCCTTATCTGGTTCCCGGCATTGCGTTCGCCGCCGCCTTTCTGTCCCTGTTCGCCGTGGCGCGCGGCCCGGTGCCCGCTCTGTACGGCACGCCCCTGATACTGGTGATTGCGCTGATCGCGGAAAAGATGCCGTACGCCAGCCGCTCCGGCATCGCCGCGATGACCCAGTTGGGCAAAGAGCCGGAAGAAGCCGCGCGTATCGCCGGCGCCGGCTGGTTTACCCGTATCGGACGGATTGTGATCCCCATCCAGGCGGCGCCGCTGACTACCGGCATTCTGCTGCCGTTTATTTCAGGAATTAAAGGCGTCAGCCTGTTCATCATTCTGGCGATCCCCGCCACCGACGTCCTCACCACCTATTCCCTGCGCTTGATTGATTACAACTACCAACAGGCGGCCAACGCCGTGGTGTTGATGATCGCGCTGATTTCATGGGCCGGAACGGTACTGATCCAGAAGATTTCCGGTACTGGTTTGGCTGAAGGCCTGGAGAGCTAA
- a CDS encoding efflux transporter outer membrane subunit produces the protein MKVSPSFSYSRSGMLMAALLTLSACSVGPDYQAPTPATPGKFNDIASNSASKPQETATDPNWWKSFNDPQLDGLIDRAIAGNLTLQQAVLRIAGSRQQLNQARGAWLPSVNGGLSAKRQQMGLKGLLESHHVYSQVDQANPDLHSALDSLTQPVGLYQGSFDASWELDLWGKVRRQVEMADAQQQQSIESRNDALVSLEAEVARTYLQLRGAQSASQTLATQIEIAQQTLELTQSQQRNGLAPQLDVENARAQLSSLRAQLPQYQAQIRQAMNGLAVLIGRVPGALDGELAADKSLPTLPKAVPVGVPSTLARRRPDVREAEAQLHAATANIGVSIAQLFPDLSLTGQFGVRNTDASYLDNWSSHFYSFGPSVSIPLFQGGRLISGVKLARAEQASAALGYRQTVLTALQDVENALVSYRTDQQQVEELDRSVGALQNAFELASDGYSKGLSSFIDALDAQRQLSQAKQQAILARVQCSLDLVALYKALGGGWEPYQQLQLPEYPVFGPADSQNG, from the coding sequence ATGAAGGTTTCTCCATCATTTTCATATTCACGATCCGGCATGTTGATGGCGGCCTTACTGACGCTGTCGGCCTGTTCGGTCGGACCCGATTATCAGGCGCCTACTCCCGCCACGCCAGGCAAGTTCAATGACATCGCATCGAACAGCGCGTCAAAACCGCAGGAGACGGCCACCGATCCGAACTGGTGGAAATCGTTTAACGATCCGCAGCTTGACGGTCTGATCGATCGGGCCATCGCCGGCAACCTGACTCTGCAACAGGCGGTGCTGCGTATTGCCGGTTCGCGCCAGCAGCTCAATCAGGCGCGCGGCGCCTGGCTGCCGTCGGTCAACGGCGGTTTGTCGGCGAAACGTCAGCAAATGGGGCTGAAAGGACTGCTGGAGTCCCACCATGTTTACAGTCAGGTGGATCAAGCCAACCCCGACCTGCATTCGGCTCTCGATAGCCTGACTCAGCCAGTCGGGCTGTACCAGGGCAGCTTCGACGCCTCCTGGGAGCTGGATCTGTGGGGCAAAGTGCGCCGCCAGGTTGAAATGGCCGACGCCCAGCAGCAGCAGTCGATTGAAAGCCGGAACGATGCGCTGGTCTCACTGGAGGCGGAAGTCGCCAGAACCTATCTGCAACTGCGCGGCGCGCAGTCCGCCAGCCAGACGCTGGCAACCCAGATCGAAATCGCGCAGCAAACGCTGGAACTGACCCAAAGCCAACAGCGCAACGGTTTGGCGCCGCAGTTGGACGTAGAGAACGCCCGCGCTCAGCTTAGTTCGCTGCGCGCGCAACTGCCGCAGTATCAAGCGCAGATACGCCAGGCGATGAACGGCCTGGCGGTGCTGATCGGCCGGGTTCCCGGCGCCCTTGACGGCGAACTGGCGGCGGACAAATCCTTGCCGACGCTGCCCAAAGCCGTACCGGTCGGCGTGCCGTCAACGCTGGCCAGACGCAGACCGGACGTCCGTGAAGCGGAAGCGCAACTGCATGCCGCCACCGCCAATATCGGCGTGTCTATCGCGCAACTGTTCCCCGATCTGTCGCTCACCGGCCAGTTCGGCGTGCGTAATACCGACGCCAGCTATCTGGATAACTGGAGCAGCCATTTCTATAGCTTCGGCCCCTCCGTGTCGATCCCGCTGTTTCAGGGCGGGCGGCTGATCTCCGGCGTCAAGCTGGCGCGGGCGGAACAGGCCAGCGCGGCGTTAGGCTATCGCCAGACGGTGTTGACCGCGCTGCAAGATGTGGAAAACGCGCTGGTTAGCTATCGCACCGACCAGCAACAGGTTGAAGAGCTCGATCGCAGCGTCGGCGCGTTGCAAAACGCATTTGAACTGGCCAGCGACGGCTACAGCAAAGGCCTATCGTCGTTTATTGACGCGCTGGACGCGCAGCGTCAGCTCTCCCAGGCGAAACAGCAGGCCATCCTGGCGCGCGTACAATGCAGCCTGGATCTGGTCGCCTTGTATAAGGCGCTGGGCGGCGGCTGGGAGCCCTATCAGCAGCTTCAGTTGCCGGAGTATCCGGTGTTTGGCCCGGCCGATAGTCAGAATGGCTGA
- a CDS encoding DHA2 family efflux MFS transporter permease subunit has translation MSQDQSWRPAGNPWLVAITVTLAVFMEILDTTIVNVALPHVAGSLSSSYDESTWVLTSYLVANGIVLPISAFLSRVFGRKQFFLICIVMFTVCSFLCGIATELWQIILFRVMQGFFGGGLQPVQQSVLLDYFKPEERGKAFGLAAIAVIVAPVLGPTLGGWITDNYSWRWVFFINIPIGIFSVLAIYQLLEDPPWERKMAKDKLSIDYIGISLLTLGLGCLQVMLDRGEDDDWFHSNFIITFAVLTAIGLVGAVYWLLYAKKPVVDLYCLKDRNFAASSVLMAGMAMIMYASAVVIPQLAQQDLGYTATWSGMILSPGAVLVVLTIPIALKLMPLVQTRWMIAGAFATLAASFVYSSTLAPNIDFTTLVLMRSAQTIGLGFLFVPLTTIAFVTIPRRLNADASALFTMCRNVAGSIGISLSTAMLTERQQAHSASMVHNMSTLNEPFNQTVERWAHAIRDFSTMAGDPVALATGQMYKQMIVQARMLAYIDIFRGLSIIALLLIPFCLLLAPIKSKGSAGAH, from the coding sequence ATGAGCCAGGATCAGAGCTGGCGGCCGGCGGGCAATCCCTGGCTGGTGGCCATTACGGTGACGCTTGCGGTGTTCATGGAGATCCTGGACACCACCATCGTTAACGTGGCGCTGCCGCACGTCGCCGGCTCCCTCTCATCCAGCTATGACGAGTCCACCTGGGTACTGACCTCCTATCTGGTGGCCAACGGCATCGTGCTGCCCATTTCGGCGTTTCTGAGCCGGGTATTCGGCCGCAAGCAATTCTTTTTGATCTGCATCGTGATGTTTACCGTCTGCTCCTTTCTGTGCGGCATCGCCACCGAGCTATGGCAGATCATCCTATTCCGGGTGATGCAGGGCTTTTTCGGCGGCGGCCTGCAGCCGGTGCAGCAATCGGTGCTGCTGGACTACTTCAAGCCGGAAGAGCGCGGCAAGGCGTTCGGCCTGGCGGCGATCGCGGTGATCGTCGCCCCGGTGCTCGGCCCGACGCTGGGCGGCTGGATCACCGATAACTACAGCTGGCGCTGGGTATTCTTCATCAATATTCCGATCGGCATTTTCAGCGTGCTCGCCATCTATCAGTTGCTTGAGGATCCGCCGTGGGAGCGCAAGATGGCGAAGGATAAGCTGAGTATCGACTATATCGGCATCAGCCTGCTGACCCTTGGGCTGGGCTGTTTGCAGGTCATGCTCGACCGTGGCGAAGATGACGACTGGTTTCACTCCAACTTTATCATCACCTTTGCCGTGCTGACGGCCATCGGTCTGGTCGGGGCGGTCTACTGGCTGCTGTACGCCAAAAAGCCGGTGGTGGATCTTTACTGCCTGAAAGACCGCAACTTCGCGGCCTCCAGCGTGTTGATGGCGGGCATGGCGATGATTATGTACGCCAGCGCGGTGGTGATCCCGCAGTTGGCGCAGCAGGACTTAGGCTACACCGCCACCTGGTCGGGGATGATCCTCTCGCCGGGCGCCGTACTGGTGGTGTTGACTATCCCGATAGCGTTAAAACTGATGCCGCTGGTGCAAACGCGCTGGATGATCGCCGGCGCCTTCGCCACGCTGGCCGCCTCTTTTGTCTATTCGTCCACGCTGGCGCCGAATATCGATTTCACCACGCTGGTGTTGATGCGCAGCGCGCAAACTATCGGGCTCGGCTTTTTGTTTGTGCCGCTGACCACCATCGCCTTCGTCACCATTCCACGGCGGCTGAATGCGGATGCGTCGGCGCTGTTCACCATGTGCCGCAACGTGGCGGGATCGATCGGCATTTCGCTGTCCACGGCGATGCTTACCGAACGGCAGCAGGCGCACAGCGCCAGTATGGTGCATAACATGTCCACGCTGAACGAGCCGTTCAACCAGACGGTTGAACGCTGGGCGCATGCGATCAGAGATTTTTCCACGATGGCGGGCGATCCCGTCGCGCTCGCCACCGGCCAAATGTATAAACAGATGATCGTCCAGGCACGTATGCTTGCCTACATCGACATTTTCAGGGGTCTGAGTATTATCGCCCTGCTTCTTATTCCGTTTTGTTTACTGCTTGCGCCGATCAAGAGCAAAGGCAGCGCTGGAGCACACTGA
- a CDS encoding HlyD family secretion protein — protein MANQSISPSEDDLRHQDGDQQQNNPDNEPSERRRPGKKPLIILAIVVVIMLIAALWFWLTTRNIETTDDAFTESDAVTIAPKASGYVTQLLVKDNQRVKQGDLLIVIDPRDSTAQRDQAQAQLGLAIAQLHQAQATLDLARVQYPAQKDQAQAQLAKAEAAFLNAQEDYKRQRGVDPRATSQRNIDAASAQLRSARAEWENAKAQVEIASQVALQIRQQETAVEARQQQVQQAQAQLNTANLNLSYTEVRAPYDGFITRRNVQVGSLVQAGSSLFSLVSPEVWINANFKESQLQRMRPGDKVEIAVDAWPDMKLQGHVDSIQMGSGSRFSAFPAENATGNYVKIVQRVPVKIIIDKGLDPNNPLPLGLSVEPKVTVE, from the coding sequence ATGGCTAATCAATCGATTTCACCGTCAGAGGATGACCTGCGTCACCAAGATGGCGACCAGCAGCAGAATAATCCCGACAACGAACCATCCGAACGCCGGCGTCCCGGCAAAAAGCCTCTGATTATCCTTGCGATAGTGGTGGTGATTATGCTGATCGCCGCGCTATGGTTCTGGCTGACCACACGCAACATTGAAACCACCGACGACGCCTTTACCGAATCCGATGCGGTCACCATCGCACCAAAAGCGTCCGGTTACGTCACCCAACTGCTGGTGAAAGATAACCAGCGCGTGAAGCAGGGCGACTTATTGATAGTGATCGACCCGCGCGACAGCACCGCCCAGCGCGATCAAGCCCAGGCTCAGTTGGGGCTGGCTATCGCGCAGCTCCATCAAGCGCAGGCGACGCTGGACCTTGCCAGAGTTCAATACCCGGCGCAAAAAGATCAGGCGCAGGCTCAGTTGGCGAAAGCGGAAGCCGCCTTTCTCAACGCGCAGGAAGATTACAAACGGCAACGGGGCGTCGATCCGCGCGCCACATCGCAACGCAACATTGATGCGGCCAGCGCACAGTTAAGAAGCGCGCGGGCCGAATGGGAAAACGCCAAAGCGCAGGTGGAAATCGCCTCGCAGGTCGCGCTGCAAATCCGCCAGCAGGAAACCGCCGTTGAAGCGCGCCAACAGCAGGTGCAACAGGCGCAGGCCCAGCTTAATACCGCGAATCTCAACCTCTCCTATACCGAAGTGCGCGCCCCTTATGACGGCTTTATCACCCGGCGCAACGTGCAGGTCGGCAGCCTGGTGCAGGCGGGCAGTTCGCTGTTCTCCCTGGTTTCACCGGAGGTATGGATCAACGCGAACTTTAAAGAATCCCAGTTGCAACGGATGCGGCCGGGCGACAAAGTTGAAATCGCCGTCGATGCCTGGCCGGATATGAAACTACAAGGCCACGTAGATAGTATTCAGATGGGATCGGGTTCGCGTTTCTCCGCCTTCCCGGCCGAAAACGCCACCGGCAACTATGTGAAAATCGTGCAGCGCGTGCCGGTGAAAATTATCATCGATAAGGGGTTGGATCCGAATAATCCGCTGCCGTTGGGCCTGTCGGTTGAACCCAAGGTGACGGTGGAATGA
- the tsuA gene encoding thiosulfate utilization transporter TsuA/YeeE — MLQMIFTGLLCGALLGFVMQRGRFCLTGGFRDMYIAKNNRIFYALLIAISIQSVGVFALIAAGQLNYDAGAFPWFGTIVGGYVFGIGIVMAGGCATGTWYRAGEGLIGSWIALFAYMLASAVMRSDHMASFNRQIKSLSTEHNSIADTFGLSPWPFIALLVVATLWLAAKELKKPKLKIASLPPKKSGLAHLLFEKRWHPFVSAVLIGLIALLAWPLSTATGRVFGLGITAPSANILQYLVVGDGKFLNWGVFLVLGIFLGAFIAAKGSREFRIRAADAATSVRSFIGGILMGFGASIAGGCSIGNGLVMTAMITWQGWVGLTFIILGVWTASWYLFVRPKRQTRLQAASV, encoded by the coding sequence ATGCTGCAAATGATTTTCACCGGGCTGCTGTGCGGCGCTCTGCTCGGCTTCGTCATGCAACGAGGCCGATTCTGCCTTACCGGCGGTTTTCGTGATATGTACATTGCCAAAAATAACCGTATTTTTTACGCCTTATTAATCGCCATCTCTATTCAGAGCGTAGGGGTTTTCGCTTTAATCGCCGCCGGACAGTTGAACTATGACGCCGGCGCTTTCCCGTGGTTTGGCACCATTGTGGGCGGCTATGTCTTCGGTATCGGCATTGTGATGGCGGGCGGTTGCGCCACCGGCACCTGGTATCGCGCCGGGGAAGGGCTGATCGGTAGTTGGATTGCGCTGTTCGCCTATATGCTCGCCAGCGCCGTCATGCGCTCCGATCATATGGCTTCGTTCAATCGTCAGATAAAGTCTCTGAGCACGGAGCATAACTCTATCGCCGATACGTTTGGCCTGTCGCCGTGGCCGTTTATTGCGCTGCTGGTTGTGGCGACCCTCTGGCTGGCGGCGAAGGAATTGAAAAAGCCGAAGCTGAAGATAGCTTCTTTGCCGCCGAAGAAATCGGGCCTTGCCCATCTGTTATTCGAAAAACGCTGGCATCCGTTCGTCAGCGCCGTGCTGATTGGCCTTATCGCGCTGCTCGCCTGGCCGCTCAGCACCGCCACCGGCCGTGTTTTCGGCTTAGGCATTACCGCGCCCAGCGCCAATATTTTGCAGTACCTGGTGGTGGGCGACGGCAAGTTTCTTAATTGGGGCGTTTTCCTGGTGCTGGGGATTTTCCTGGGGGCGTTTATCGCCGCGAAAGGCAGCCGGGAGTTTCGTATTCGCGCCGCCGATGCCGCCACCTCGGTACGCAGTTTTATCGGCGGTATCCTGATGGGGTTCGGCGCCAGCATTGCCGGAGGATGCTCTATCGGCAATGGTCTGGTGATGACCGCCATGATCACCTGGCAGGGCTGGGTTGGGTTAACGTTTATTATCCTGGGCGTATGGACCGCGTCATGGTATCTGTTTGTTCGTCCAAAACGCCAGACGCGCCTGCAAGCCGCGTCTGTCTGA